One genomic segment of Streptomyces sp. TLI_146 includes these proteins:
- a CDS encoding DsbA family protein has product MSETVPQTGKTPVDFWFDPLCPWAWMTSRWMLEVEKVRDVEVRWHVMSLGVLNEDRLDELPDSYREFLTTRAWGPVQVVMAAQQKYGEEVVGKLYTALGTRFHNQDLGSGREVIAAALEEVGLPAELAEYADVDNSAYEFDAELRASHKEGIDKVGHDVGTPVIAVPGSDGEQIAFFGPVVTPAPKGEAAARLWDGTLLVASTPGFYEIKRTRTSGPVFD; this is encoded by the coding sequence ATGTCCGAGACCGTGCCCCAGACCGGGAAGACCCCTGTCGACTTCTGGTTCGACCCGCTCTGTCCCTGGGCCTGGATGACGTCCCGCTGGATGCTGGAGGTCGAGAAGGTCCGTGACGTGGAGGTCCGCTGGCATGTGATGAGCCTGGGCGTCCTCAACGAGGACAGGCTCGACGAGCTGCCCGACTCCTACCGTGAGTTCCTGACGACCCGGGCCTGGGGCCCGGTCCAGGTCGTCATGGCCGCGCAGCAGAAGTACGGCGAGGAGGTCGTCGGCAAGCTGTACACCGCGCTGGGGACCCGCTTCCACAACCAGGACCTCGGCTCCGGCCGCGAGGTCATCGCCGCCGCCCTGGAGGAGGTCGGCCTGCCCGCCGAGCTCGCCGAGTACGCGGACGTCGACAACAGCGCCTACGAGTTCGACGCGGAGCTGCGCGCCTCCCACAAGGAGGGCATAGACAAGGTCGGCCATGACGTCGGCACCCCGGTCATCGCCGTGCCCGGCTCGGACGGCGAGCAGATCGCCTTCTTCGGCCCGGTCGTCACCCCGGCCCCCAAGGGCGAGGCCGCCGCGCGCCTGTGGGACGGCACGCTCCTGGTCGCCTCGACGCCGGGCTTCTACGAGATCAAGCGGACGCGCACGTCCGGCCCGGTCTTCGACTGA
- a CDS encoding amino acid permease, giving the protein MSRTPAPATTDAQPKVDSPLTHGLKQRHLSMIALGGVIGAGLFVGSGAGIAAAGPSIILAYGISGALVMLVMRMLGEMSAANPASGSFSVHAERAIGPWAGFTAGWAFWVLLCVAVGLEGIGAAKIVTGWLPGTPEWAWVALFMLVFTATNLAAVKNFGEFEFWFAALKVAAITLFLVLGLLAILGVLPDTPAPGTSNLTGEGGFMPNGSEGLVLGLLASVFAYGGLETVTIAAAESEKPVQGVARAVRTAMWRIAVFYIGSMAVIVTLVPWNDKTVVAKGPYVAALDHLGIDGAGQIMNVVVLVALLSAMNANIYGASRMAYSLVDRGQGPKALGRISGGVPRVGVLCSSVFGFGCVLLSYWRPDDVFPWLLNMIGAVILVVWIFIAVSQLLLRRRTERETPEKLVVRMWLYPGLTWVALAAMAGIFVLMARQSDTRDQLMATGVLTVVLAVIGYVRQRTGARQEA; this is encoded by the coding sequence ATGTCCCGGACACCCGCGCCCGCGACGACCGACGCGCAGCCGAAGGTCGACTCCCCTCTCACCCACGGCCTCAAGCAGCGCCATCTCTCGATGATCGCCCTCGGCGGCGTCATCGGCGCCGGGCTCTTCGTCGGCTCCGGCGCCGGAATCGCCGCCGCCGGGCCCTCGATCATCCTCGCCTACGGCATATCCGGCGCGCTCGTCATGCTCGTGATGCGCATGCTGGGCGAGATGTCGGCGGCCAACCCCGCATCGGGCTCCTTCTCCGTGCACGCCGAGCGGGCCATCGGGCCCTGGGCCGGCTTCACCGCCGGCTGGGCGTTCTGGGTGCTGCTGTGCGTGGCGGTCGGCCTGGAGGGCATCGGCGCCGCCAAGATCGTCACCGGTTGGCTGCCCGGTACGCCGGAGTGGGCCTGGGTGGCGCTGTTCATGCTCGTCTTCACCGCCACCAACCTCGCGGCCGTGAAGAACTTCGGCGAGTTCGAGTTCTGGTTCGCCGCGCTCAAGGTCGCCGCGATCACCCTCTTCCTCGTCCTCGGCCTGCTCGCCATCCTCGGCGTCCTGCCGGACACCCCCGCCCCGGGCACCTCGAACCTCACCGGCGAGGGCGGGTTCATGCCCAACGGCTCCGAGGGCCTGGTGCTCGGACTGCTCGCCTCCGTCTTCGCGTACGGCGGTCTGGAGACGGTCACCATCGCGGCCGCCGAGTCCGAGAAGCCGGTGCAGGGCGTCGCCCGCGCGGTGCGCACGGCCATGTGGCGCATCGCCGTCTTCTACATCGGCTCGATGGCGGTCATCGTCACGCTGGTGCCCTGGAACGACAAGACCGTGGTGGCGAAGGGCCCGTACGTGGCCGCGCTCGACCACCTCGGCATCGACGGCGCCGGGCAGATCATGAACGTGGTCGTCCTGGTCGCCCTGCTCTCCGCGATGAACGCCAACATCTACGGCGCGTCCCGCATGGCGTACTCGCTGGTCGACCGGGGCCAGGGCCCCAAGGCGCTCGGCCGGATCTCCGGCGGCGTGCCGCGCGTCGGGGTGCTGTGCTCCTCGGTCTTCGGCTTCGGGTGCGTGCTGCTGAGCTACTGGCGGCCGGACGACGTCTTCCCGTGGCTGCTGAACATGATCGGCGCGGTGATCCTGGTCGTCTGGATCTTCATCGCCGTCTCCCAGCTGCTGCTGCGCCGGCGCACCGAGCGCGAGACGCCGGAGAAGCTGGTCGTGCGGATGTGGCTGTACCCGGGGCTGACCTGGGTGGCGCTGGCGGCGATGGCCGGGATCTTCGTCCTGATGGCCCGTCAGTCCGACACCCGCGACCAGCTGATGGCGACGGGGGTGCTGACGGTGGTCCTCGCCGTCATCGGTTACGTCCGCCAGCGCACGGGAGCCCGCCAGGAGGCCTGA
- a CDS encoding DUF4240 domain-containing protein, which yields MDTQEFWTLIDDARAQVAHAADAEAVAARAADLLSARPVDEIVAFQQVFWDLMAASYRQPLWAAAYTINGGCSDDGFDYFRGWLIAQGREVFDRAVADPDALAGLSAVRDAAVEGWEMECEEALGIAWDAHLAATGKELPGDSFTIRYPELDPGWDFDFDDTGEIARRLPRLAALYGE from the coding sequence ATGGACACACAGGAGTTCTGGACGCTCATCGACGACGCCCGCGCGCAGGTGGCACACGCGGCGGACGCCGAGGCGGTCGCGGCGCGGGCCGCGGACCTGCTGTCGGCCCGGCCGGTCGACGAGATAGTGGCATTCCAGCAGGTCTTCTGGGACCTGATGGCCGCCTCCTACCGCCAGCCGCTCTGGGCCGCGGCGTACACGATCAACGGCGGGTGCTCGGACGACGGATTCGACTACTTCCGGGGCTGGCTGATCGCGCAGGGGCGTGAGGTGTTCGACCGCGCGGTGGCCGACCCGGACGCGCTCGCGGGCCTGTCGGCGGTGCGGGACGCGGCGGTGGAGGGCTGGGAGATGGAGTGCGAGGAGGCGCTCGGCATCGCCTGGGACGCACATCTGGCCGCGACCGGCAAGGAGCTGCCCGGCGACAGCTTCACGATCCGCTACCCGGAGCTGGACCCGGGCTGGGACTTCGACTTCGACGACACGGGGGAGATAGCGAGGCGCCTGCCGCGGCTGGCCGCGCTGTACGGGGAGTAG
- the pepN gene encoding aminopeptidase N codes for MPGENLSRDEARERADLLSVDGYDVTLDLRSAVGDAPEGPRTFRSVTTIRFRCARPGAESFADLVAPSVNAVTLNGKPLDPAAVFDGTRVALADLAAENVLVVDANCAYSRTGEGLHRFVDPEDGEVYLYTQYEPADSRRVFANFEQPDLKATFRFEATAPEGWTVWSNGEGARGEDGVWRFAETKPISTYITCVVAGPYHYVTDSYRRTFDDGTTLEIPLGAMCRKGLARHFDADDVFLVTKQGLDFFHDQFDYPYPFGKYDQAFVPEYNLGAMENPGLVTFREEFIFRGKVTQAAYERRANVILHEMAHMWFGDLVTMQWWDDLWLKESFADFMGSFSQVEATRFTNGWITFANGRKSWAYRADQLPSTHPITADIRDLEDAKLNFDGITYAKGASVLKQLVAYVGRDAFLEGARRYFKRHAYGNTRLGDLLSVLEEVSGRDMASWSRSWLQTAGVNSLTPVVTYDAGDRITELAVVQEAVDAHPTLRPHRVAVGLYRSEAGALVRYARAEVDVDGPRTVVAELAGAERPELILVNDDDLTYCKIRFDEGSLATLRAHLGDITDPLARALCWSALWNLTRDALMPARDFIELVLAHSGRETDIGVLQMLHAWTRSAQTYYAAPEWREQGGRLLAEGALRELRIAAPGSEHQLAWARFFASTATTDADFQLLEGLLEGTAKIDGLDVDQELRWVFLEPLAAHGRADESVIGAELARDDTASGKRHQVRCLAARPSAAVKAQAWAQVVESDSLSNALVEATISGFGQPSQRELIAPYAPKYFEVIERLWAERSIQIGMDVVRGLFPSLRDNRSTLDSTDEWLAAHQDAAPALRRLVLEARDDLARTLRGQDCDAAAAAR; via the coding sequence GTGCCCGGTGAGAATCTGTCCCGCGACGAGGCCCGTGAGCGGGCGGATCTGCTGTCCGTCGACGGGTACGACGTCACCCTCGACCTGCGGTCCGCGGTCGGGGACGCCCCGGAAGGGCCGCGTACGTTCCGGTCGGTCACCACGATCCGGTTCCGCTGCGCGCGGCCGGGCGCGGAGTCCTTCGCGGACCTGGTGGCGCCGTCGGTGAACGCGGTGACCCTGAACGGCAAGCCGCTGGACCCGGCCGCGGTCTTCGACGGCACCCGGGTGGCGCTGGCGGACCTGGCGGCGGAGAACGTGCTGGTGGTGGACGCGAACTGCGCGTACAGCCGCACCGGCGAGGGCCTGCACCGCTTCGTCGACCCGGAGGACGGGGAGGTCTACCTCTACACGCAGTACGAGCCGGCCGACTCCCGGCGGGTGTTCGCGAACTTCGAGCAGCCCGACCTGAAGGCCACCTTCCGCTTCGAGGCGACAGCGCCCGAGGGCTGGACGGTGTGGTCCAACGGCGAGGGCGCCCGGGGCGAGGACGGGGTCTGGCGGTTCGCCGAGACCAAGCCGATCTCCACGTACATCACCTGCGTGGTGGCCGGTCCGTACCACTACGTGACGGACAGCTACCGCCGCACCTTCGACGACGGCACCACCCTGGAGATCCCGCTCGGCGCGATGTGCCGCAAGGGCCTGGCCCGGCACTTCGACGCGGACGACGTGTTCCTCGTCACCAAGCAGGGCCTCGACTTCTTCCACGACCAGTTCGACTACCCGTACCCGTTCGGCAAGTACGACCAGGCCTTCGTGCCGGAGTACAACCTCGGGGCGATGGAGAACCCGGGCCTGGTGACCTTCCGCGAGGAGTTCATCTTCCGGGGCAAGGTGACGCAGGCGGCCTACGAGCGGCGCGCCAACGTCATCCTGCACGAGATGGCGCACATGTGGTTCGGCGACCTGGTCACCATGCAGTGGTGGGACGACCTGTGGCTGAAGGAGTCGTTCGCCGACTTCATGGGCAGCTTCTCGCAGGTCGAGGCGACCCGGTTCACCAACGGCTGGATCACCTTCGCCAACGGCCGCAAGTCCTGGGCGTACCGCGCGGACCAGCTGCCGTCCACGCACCCGATCACGGCCGACATCCGTGACCTGGAGGACGCCAAGCTCAACTTCGACGGCATCACCTACGCCAAGGGCGCCTCGGTCCTCAAGCAGCTGGTGGCGTACGTGGGGCGGGACGCGTTCCTGGAGGGCGCCCGGCGCTACTTCAAGCGCCACGCGTACGGGAACACGCGCCTGGGCGACCTCCTGTCGGTCCTGGAGGAGGTCTCCGGCCGGGACATGGCGTCCTGGTCGCGGTCCTGGCTCCAGACGGCGGGCGTCAACTCGCTCACCCCGGTGGTCACTTACGACGCCGGTGACCGCATCACCGAGCTCGCCGTGGTCCAGGAGGCCGTCGACGCCCATCCGACGCTGCGCCCGCACCGGGTCGCGGTCGGCCTCTACCGCTCCGAGGCCGGGGCGCTGGTGCGGTACGCACGCGCCGAGGTCGACGTGGACGGGCCGCGCACGGTGGTGGCGGAGCTGGCCGGGGCCGAGCGGCCCGAGCTGATCCTGGTCAACGACGACGACCTCACGTACTGCAAGATCCGCTTCGACGAGGGCTCGCTCGCCACCCTGCGGGCCCACCTCGGCGACATCACAGATCCGTTGGCGCGCGCCCTGTGCTGGTCGGCGCTGTGGAACCTGACGCGGGACGCGCTGATGCCCGCGCGGGACTTCATCGAGCTGGTGCTGGCGCACTCCGGGCGCGAGACGGACATCGGCGTGCTCCAGATGCTGCACGCCTGGACCCGCTCGGCGCAGACGTACTACGCGGCGCCCGAGTGGCGCGAGCAGGGCGGGCGGCTGCTGGCCGAGGGCGCGCTGCGCGAGCTGCGGATCGCGGCGCCGGGCAGCGAGCACCAGCTGGCCTGGGCCCGCTTCTTCGCCTCCACGGCGACGACCGACGCCGACTTCCAGCTCCTCGAAGGCCTCCTGGAGGGGACCGCGAAGATCGACGGGCTGGACGTGGACCAGGAGCTGCGCTGGGTGTTCCTGGAGCCGCTGGCCGCGCACGGCCGCGCCGACGAGTCGGTGATCGGCGCCGAGCTCGCCCGCGACGACACCGCCTCCGGCAAGCGCCACCAGGTGCGCTGTCTGGCGGCCCGGCCGTCGGCGGCGGTCAAGGCGCAGGCCTGGGCGCAGGTCGTCGAGTCGGACTCGCTCTCGAACGCGCTGGTGGAGGCCACCATCTCCGGCTTCGGCCAGCCCTCGCAGCGCGAGCTGATCGCTCCGTACGCGCCGAAGTACTTCGAGGTGATCGAGCGCCTGTGGGCCGAGCGGTCCATCCAGATCGGCATGGACGTCGTGCGGGGGCTCTTCCCGAGCCTGCGGGACAACCGCTCGACGCTCGATTCCACGGACGAATGGCTGGCCGCCCACCAGGACGCGGCCCCGGCACTGCGCCGCCTGGTCCTGGAGGCCCGTGACGACCTGGCCCGCACCCTGCGCGGCCAGGACTGCGACGCGGCGGCGGCCGCCCGCTGA
- a CDS encoding superoxide dismutase, which produces MAIYTLPELPYDYAALEPVISPEIIELHHDKHHAAYVKGANDTLEQLAEARDKDAWGSINGLEKNLAFHLSGHILHSIYWHNMTGDGGGEPLEADGVGELADAIAESFGSFAKFKAQLTKASATTQGSGWGVLAYEPVSGRLVVEQIYDHQGNVGQGSTPILVFDAWEHAFYLQYKNQKVDFIEAMWRVVNWQDVAKRYAAAKAAGNNLLLVP; this is translated from the coding sequence ATGGCCATTTACACGCTTCCTGAACTTCCGTACGACTACGCCGCGCTCGAACCCGTCATCAGCCCGGAGATCATCGAGCTGCACCACGACAAGCACCACGCGGCGTATGTGAAGGGCGCGAACGACACCCTGGAGCAGCTCGCGGAGGCCCGCGACAAGGACGCCTGGGGCTCGATCAACGGGCTGGAGAAGAACCTCGCGTTCCACCTCTCCGGCCACATCCTGCACTCGATCTACTGGCACAACATGACCGGCGACGGCGGCGGCGAGCCGCTGGAGGCGGACGGCGTCGGCGAGCTGGCGGACGCCATCGCCGAATCCTTCGGCTCCTTCGCCAAGTTCAAGGCCCAGCTGACCAAGGCGTCCGCGACGACGCAGGGTTCGGGCTGGGGCGTTCTCGCGTACGAGCCGGTCAGCGGCCGTCTCGTCGTCGAGCAGATCTACGACCACCAGGGCAACGTGGGCCAGGGCTCCACCCCGATCCTGGTCTTCGACGCCTGGGAGCACGCCTTCTACCTGCAGTACAAGAACCAGAAGGTGGACTTCATCGAGGCGATGTGGCGCGTCGTCAACTGGCAGGACGTGGCGAAGCGTTACGCCGCCGCCAAGGCCGCCGGGAACAACCTGCTGCTGGTCCCGTAG